Proteins found in one Choloepus didactylus isolate mChoDid1 chromosome 25, mChoDid1.pri, whole genome shotgun sequence genomic segment:
- the ACP5 gene encoding tartrate-resistant acid phosphatase type 5, whose amino-acid sequence MDTRTALLALILQASLGIPLAEGAAPTLRFLAVGDWGGVPNAPYHTAREMASAKEMARTVQTLGADFILSLGDNFYFTGVQDANDKRFQETFENVFSARSLRNVPWHVLAGNHDHLGNVSAQIAYSKISKRWNFPSPYYRLRFKIPRTNVSVAIFMLDTVTLCGNSDDFVSQQPKRPRDLGLARTQLAWLKKQLAAAKEDYLLVAGHYPVWSIAEHGPTHCLVKQLQPLLATYRVTAYLCGHDHNLQYLQDENGVGYVLSGAGNFMDPSTQHQRKVPAGYLRFHYGAEDSLGGFAYVEIGPKEMSVTYIESSGKSLFKASLPRRARP is encoded by the exons ATGGACACAAGGACGGCACTGCTGGCCCTCATCCTGCAAGCCTCCCTGGGGATCCCCCTGGCTGAGGGTGCTGCCCCCACCCTGCGCTTTCTGGCCGTGGGGGACTGGGGAGGGGTCCCCAACGCCCCGTACCACACGGCCCGTGAAATGGCCAGTGCCAAGGAGATGGCGAGGACCGTGCAGACGCTGGGTGCAGACTTCATCCTGTCCCTCGGGGACAACTTCTACTTCACTGGGGTGCAGGATGCCAATGATAAGAGGTTCCAG GAGACCTTTGAGAACGTCTTCTCCGCCCGCTCCCTTCGCAACGTGCCCTGGCACGTGCTCGCCGGCAACCACGACCACCTCGGCAACGTCTCCGCACAAATAGCCTACTCCAAGATCTCCAAGCGCTG GAACTTCCCCAGCCCTTACTACCGCCTGCGCTTCAAGATCCCACGGACCAACGTGTCCGTGGCCATCTTCATGCTGGATACGGTGACCCTGTGCGGCAACTCGGACGACTTCGTCAGCCAACAGCCCAAGAGGCCCCGAGACCTGGGGCTGGCCCGCACCCAGCTGGCCTGGCTTAAGAAACAGCTGGCGGCGGCCAAGGAGGACTACCTTCTGGTGGCCGGACACTACCCCGTGTGGTCCATAGCCGAGCACGGGCCCACGCACTGCCTCGTCAAGCAGCTGCAGCCACTGCTGGCCACGTACAGGGTAACTGCCTACCTGTGTGGCCACGACCACAACCTGCAG TACCTGCAGGATGAGAACGGCGTGGGCTACGTGCTGAGTGGAGCCGGGAACTTCATGGACCCTTCCACGCAGCACCAGCGCAAAGTCCCCGCCGGCTACCTCCGCTTCCACTACGGGGCCGAGGACTCCCTGGGTGGCTTTGCCTATGTGGAGATCGGCCCCAAGGAGATGAGCGTCACTTACATCGAGTCCTCGGGCAAATCCCTCTTCAAGGCCAGCCTGCCCAGGAGAGCCAGGCCCTGA
- the LOC119520351 gene encoding lysosomal alpha-mannosidase-like codes for MQLTQLTYRPRGCSLRDGSLELMAREDFRLLVSPPHADLPGTSSPRLAPLPCPILRQEHRKGTSDGEGGIFEPLRRQARKGMGRDCSHLPGVARRQTVRDPVQDGKGSAALLPKPRPFRLSPAPPALPSSGPGSAPPRSPQFSALRRELPPAVHLLTLARWGPGTLLLRLEHQFAVGEDPGGNLSSPVTLDLRDLFSTVSITALRETTLAANQLRKDAARLQWDTDAGGRLPGAGGARRSEAVQMPRRGAHGPRAASGCGRLDGFLTRLGNRAGGSGVGWTWKAWGSIAAG; via the exons ATGCAGCTGACCCAGCTGACCTACCGCCCTAGGGGCTGTAGCCTGAGGGACGGCTCCCTGGAGCTCATG GCCCGTGAAGACTTTAGGCTCCTGGTCTCCCCGCCACACGCGGACCTCCCTGGCACGTCCTCTCCCAGGCTCGCGCCCCTTCCCTGCCCGATCTTGCGCCAGGAACACCGGAAAGGGACATCAGACGGTGAAGGAGGGATATTTGAGCCTCTGCGGAGGCAGGCCCGGAAGGGAATGGGCCGGGACTGCAG CCATCTCCCCGGTGTCGCCCGACGCCAAACGGTGAGAGACCCGGTACAGGACGGAAAGGGGAGTGCCGCCCTTCTGCCCAAG CCCCGCCCCTTCCggctcagccccgcccctccgGCTCTGCCCTCCTCTGGTCCCGGCTCAGCCCCGCCCCGGTCCCCGCAGTTCTCCGCGCTGCGCCGGGAGCTGCCGCCCGCCGTGCACCTGCTCACGCTGGCTCGGTGGGGCCCGGGGACGCTGCTGCTGCGCTTGGAGCACCAGTTCGCCGTTGGGGAGGACCCGGGTGGCAACCTGAGCTCCCCCGTGACCTTGGACTTGCGG GACCTGTTCTCCACCGTCAGCATCACCGCCCTGCGGGAGACCACGCTGGCGGCCAACCAGCTTCGGAAGGACGCGGCCAGGCTCCAGTGGGACACGGACGCGGGTGGGCGCCTGCCGGGGGCGGGAGGGGCTAGGAGGTCGGAGGCGGTGCAGATGCCCAGGAGAGGGGCTCACGGCCCGAGGGCAGCGTCCGGCTGTGGAAGGCTTGATGGTTTCCTGACCAGGCTCGGGAACAGGGCTGGAGGTTCTGGGGTGGGATGGACTTGGAAGGCCTGGGGAAGCATTGCCGCGGGGTGA